From a region of the Teredinibacter turnerae genome:
- a CDS encoding multidrug efflux RND transporter permease subunit, with translation MIAKIFVQRSVLAGVFAIALMLLGSIALRFLPVSQYPSISPPMVLVEAVYPGASAQVVENSVTQILEQSLKGLDGLLYFDSVSTSDGVVELTLVFDLNTDVEVAQVRVQNKVNQISYRLPAQVQQRGITVNSLQNSFLMVAVFHAASGRLSDSDIANWISSSMEDPLSRVPGVGAIRNFGAPYAMRIWLDPHQLAAHQLMPSDVEEAIHAQNTEVPVGELGARPHRDGQQLNVTVTAMSRLQSVDDFASIVLKTRAQGDVVRLGDVARIEIGRESYASTSRLNGKPASGLAMMMAPGANAMATASAVKNRIAQLRHTFPAGVDVFYPEDASRFVKRSIRDVLRTLAEALVLVVLVMYLFLQNWRVTLIPTLTIPIVLLGTCCVIALLGYSLNTLNLFAMVLAIGLLVDDAIVVVEHVERTMVQEKLDARSATLKSMQHMTRVLIGIALVLAAVFLPMAAFPGSVGVIYRQFSVTLVTAMALSAVVALTLTPALCAALLKPADAHKRNPVTRAFNRLFSVVKLRYHHRVTALLKRPLRFSAIYLVLLGSTWWAYQSLPTAFIPEDDQGTVMVRYALPEGASYTRTRELVRTVENYFMQHEAKNIAGIYTVSGFSFSGSGQNAGIGFVPLKDWSQRQGQENSAQAIAARANRALADLVEGKVFAMVLPPIDGLGDTNGFEFWLQDVAGRGREALVADAWQLVNSLTNEPDIMFADADGGESSPNLNIHIDQQKASAMGLNLHTINQTLSTAWGGRYVNDFVYDGQLRKVFIQADAPFRSAPENINDWQVRNNLGEMVPFSAFTAQQWKSGPGQISRFNGLPAVRITGAAAPGASSGRIMERIETLAATLPGTNYEWSGLSYQDKISSGSATLLYTVSILFVFLCLAALYESWSIPLAILLVIPLGVLGAVVLVMLSGQSNDIFFQIGVLTSIGLSARNGILIVEFAEHAIQRGGSAFHAIRTAASLRLRPILMTSLSFGAGVVPLIVATGPAANAQHAIGLAVLGGVITATLLTIFYVPLAYLGICRVRGWLSSSAQPIHPVAGEGVPL, from the coding sequence ATGATTGCCAAAATTTTTGTTCAACGCTCGGTACTTGCTGGTGTATTTGCGATTGCACTGATGTTGCTTGGCAGTATCGCACTGCGGTTCTTACCGGTCAGTCAATACCCCAGTATTTCACCGCCCATGGTCCTTGTTGAAGCGGTTTATCCGGGCGCATCGGCACAGGTGGTCGAAAACAGCGTAACGCAAATTCTCGAGCAATCTCTCAAAGGTCTCGATGGATTACTGTATTTTGATTCGGTCAGCACATCGGACGGCGTCGTGGAGCTCACCCTGGTGTTTGATTTAAACACCGACGTGGAAGTCGCGCAGGTGCGCGTTCAAAATAAAGTTAACCAAATAAGTTATCGCCTGCCTGCGCAAGTACAACAACGTGGAATTACTGTAAACAGCCTGCAAAACAGCTTTTTAATGGTCGCAGTTTTTCACGCTGCCAGTGGCCGCTTGAGCGACAGCGATATCGCCAACTGGATTAGCAGTAGTATGGAAGACCCGCTGAGCCGGGTACCTGGCGTCGGTGCTATCCGCAATTTCGGTGCGCCCTATGCAATGCGTATCTGGTTGGACCCACACCAGCTCGCCGCTCACCAACTGATGCCCAGTGACGTGGAAGAGGCGATACACGCACAAAATACCGAAGTCCCGGTCGGTGAACTGGGCGCGCGTCCGCATCGCGACGGCCAACAGCTAAACGTCACCGTCACGGCGATGTCGCGATTACAATCGGTAGACGATTTCGCCAGCATCGTACTTAAAACCCGAGCCCAGGGCGACGTCGTGCGCTTGGGCGATGTCGCGCGTATTGAAATTGGACGCGAAAGCTACGCCAGCACATCGCGCCTCAATGGCAAACCTGCATCAGGACTCGCGATGATGATGGCGCCCGGCGCGAATGCCATGGCTACCGCGTCTGCGGTAAAAAATCGTATCGCCCAGTTGCGCCATACATTTCCCGCTGGTGTCGATGTATTTTATCCGGAAGATGCGTCGCGCTTTGTAAAACGCTCTATTCGCGATGTGCTACGCACCCTGGCGGAAGCCCTGGTGTTGGTGGTGCTGGTGATGTATTTATTTTTGCAAAACTGGCGCGTCACTTTAATTCCAACGCTCACCATCCCTATCGTATTACTCGGCACCTGTTGTGTTATTGCACTGCTGGGTTATAGCCTGAATACGTTAAACCTGTTTGCCATGGTATTGGCCATCGGCTTATTAGTCGACGACGCCATTGTGGTCGTCGAACATGTCGAACGCACCATGGTGCAGGAAAAACTCGACGCCCGTAGCGCAACCTTAAAATCCATGCAGCACATGACGCGCGTGTTAATAGGTATTGCGCTGGTGCTCGCGGCAGTGTTTTTGCCCATGGCCGCCTTCCCCGGTTCCGTGGGTGTTATTTATCGCCAGTTCTCCGTCACCCTGGTAACCGCAATGGCGTTATCAGCCGTCGTTGCCCTCACCCTCACACCTGCACTCTGCGCCGCCTTGCTCAAACCGGCAGACGCGCACAAACGCAATCCGGTCACGCGCGCGTTCAATCGCTTATTTTCTGTGGTGAAATTGCGTTACCACCACAGGGTGACCGCGCTACTCAAACGCCCCTTGCGCTTTAGCGCAATTTATCTGGTGTTGCTAGGCAGTACCTGGTGGGCGTATCAGTCGCTGCCGACCGCATTTATTCCAGAAGACGATCAGGGTACGGTCATGGTTCGCTATGCCCTGCCCGAAGGCGCCAGCTATACCCGCACACGTGAGCTGGTGCGCACAGTCGAAAACTATTTTATGCAACACGAGGCAAAAAATATCGCCGGTATTTATACGGTATCGGGGTTCAGCTTTTCCGGCTCCGGGCAAAACGCCGGTATCGGTTTTGTACCACTAAAAGACTGGTCACAGCGCCAGGGCCAGGAAAATTCAGCGCAGGCGATTGCCGCACGCGCCAATAGAGCGCTGGCGGATCTGGTCGAGGGCAAAGTGTTTGCCATGGTGTTGCCACCCATCGATGGCCTCGGCGATACCAACGGCTTTGAATTCTGGCTGCAGGATGTAGCGGGGCGGGGCCGCGAAGCGTTGGTAGCCGACGCCTGGCAATTAGTAAATTCGTTAACTAATGAGCCAGACATTATGTTCGCCGATGCCGACGGCGGCGAATCCAGTCCCAACCTCAACATCCACATCGACCAGCAAAAAGCCTCAGCCATGGGGCTAAACCTTCACACCATCAACCAAACCCTGAGCACTGCCTGGGGTGGCCGCTACGTCAACGATTTTGTTTACGACGGCCAGTTGCGCAAAGTCTTTATTCAGGCGGATGCTCCCTTCCGTTCAGCACCGGAAAATATCAACGATTGGCAGGTGCGCAACAACCTGGGCGAGATGGTGCCATTTTCCGCATTTACCGCGCAGCAATGGAAATCCGGGCCAGGTCAGATTTCCCGGTTCAATGGCTTGCCCGCCGTGCGGATTACCGGCGCTGCAGCGCCGGGTGCCAGCTCCGGGCGCATTATGGAACGCATCGAAACACTGGCGGCCACACTGCCGGGCACCAACTACGAGTGGAGCGGCCTTTCCTACCAGGACAAAATTTCCAGTGGCTCAGCCACTTTGCTTTACACGGTTTCGATACTGTTCGTCTTTTTATGTCTCGCCGCACTGTACGAAAGCTGGAGTATTCCGCTCGCTATTTTATTGGTGATCCCTCTCGGCGTGTTAGGGGCGGTAGTGCTGGTGATGTTGAGCGGCCAAAGCAACGATATTTTCTTTCAGATCGGAGTGCTTACCTCTATCGGGTTGTCCGCACGCAACGGCATTTTAATCGTGGAATTTGCTGAACACGCGATTCAACGGGGTGGCTCCGCTTTCCACGCCATCCGCACAGCAGCCAGTCTGCGTTTGCGCCCGATTTTAATGACCTCACTCAGTTTCGGTGCGGGCGTAGTGCCACTCATCGTGGCCACGGGCCCCGCGGCCAATGCTCAACATGCCATTGGCCTTGCGGTGCTCGGCGGCGTGATCACCGCGACCCTGCTCACTATTTTTTATGTTCCTCTTGCCTACCTGGGGATTTGCCGGGTACGCGGCTGGTTGTCGTCTTCCGCGCAACCGATACATCCAGTCGCGGGCGAAGGTGTTCCGCTATGA